The genomic window GGTGTAATCGGTGGTCATCAGGCCGCCGGCGCTATCTTCGGCATACTTGACCAGCTCGCGCAGCTCGCTCGCCGTGTACTCGTTCATCTCCGAAAGCAATTCGTGCTGCTGATCTTCGTCGAGCTCGGCGAGCAGATCGGCGGCGTCGTCGGAGTCCATCTCCTCGATGATGTCGGCAGCGCGTTCGGTGCCGATGTCCTCGATCAGCGAGCGCGCGGTCTCGGCGTCGAGATGCTCGAACGCGTCGGCCGCGGTCTCGTCGTCGAGTTGACTGACGACCGCTGCCGCCTCGTGGGACGAGAGGTCCCCGATGATCTCGGCCAGCTCGGAGGGGTGCATCCGGGCAAGCTTGCTCTCGGTGACGGAGAGATTGACTTGCGTCGGATTGACGTCGCGAATCGGCGCGACGGAATCCCATGCGATCATGGAGCGCGGGATCGAGCGGTAAATGGCCGGCGTGAAGCGCCGGCCGAACGATTTGAGGCCGAGCCGGCGGAAAAGTCCCGCCACGCCGACGTCCGCGGCCACAACCCGCAGCCCCTCTCCGGCGCGGGCGATCTCGAGATCGTTGATCCGCACGACCTTGCGGCCGTCGACGTCGACGATCTGCTTATCGAAAAGGTCCGCGATCAGTAATAAGGCGCTCTCCTCAGGGGGGGCGGGCTCCTTCGGCGTGGTCAAGAGCTCGATGGTGCGCCCGGCCGGATCGATCTGTGCGACGGTCTCGATCGGGGCGTAACGCAGGCCCTGCGAGGTCTTGATCACGAGGCCGTCGATTCGCGGAAAGACGTCGTCGGGCTTGTTGACCAGGAAGTCGCTGACCCTCCCAATGGGAATGTCGTTGACCGTCGCCTTGCGGCCGACCAATTCGGAAATGAAGCCTTCGGTGAACGCCATACCTCCTTAAGTATAGAACGTTCAGCCAAACCCCTTGGGGGGTCTATGCGATGAGCGCCTGGATCAGCAGGGCGGTCATGATCTTGGCGTTGCTTTCGATCTGACTGAGCACTTCGGTGCCCACGCTGGTGAGAATCTGTTCTTGGGTGTACTGAGTGGTCGCTTGTCCGACGTTGAGATCGGCGAGTTGGCTCACCGATTGCTGGTAGTTGACGATCGCGGTGTTGTCGTCGGTATCGTCGTCGTTCATCGCGACGATCTGGGCTCCGATCTGCGCCTCGTTCGTCGTGATCGTCGTGAGCGCATTTTGAACGAGCAATTGGGAGTACGATGCGGAAAAGTTATTGCTCGAACTCGTACTGACGTTGAAGTTCGCGTCCTCGACCGTCGGAGCGAGTACTGAGACGTCCGCTAGCCCGAGCGCGCCGGTATTGATGGTTGGAAGCGAGATGCTGAGCGTATCGCCCTCGTCACCGCCGTCGTTCAAGCTAAGAGCCGTTCCCGTTCCCGCCGGCGCCCCATCGGTCGAAAGGAAAGCCATCGTTACGCCGACGTCGTTTGGAGAGAGGTTTGCGATCTGGAAATTCTCCATCAGCAAACCGGTGCCGTCGGCGGTCGTGAGTTCCTCGTTCGGCGTTTGGCCGCTGCCGGTCGGTATCTGGATCGACTGCGAATAGAGCGGCGCGGGTCCAAAGTCGCTGGCGGTGCTGTATGCATCGATTTCGAGCGTCGCCTGCCCTGCACTATACCCCGTGACGGTGTAGACCATCAACGCCGGTACGAACGTTCCGACGGCGAGCGGAATCGGGGAGAGTCCGGGCGCGATAGCGATCAGCGGTCCCGAGCCGCCGGCGCCGGTCTCGTTTTCCACCTGCGTCGATCCGCTTCCATAGGGCGATGCGACCTCGGTAAACGTAGGCAGCGAACCGGTCGACGTATCGAATGCTCCATCGAGCAAATTCAATCCGTTGAAATTGGTCTTCTCGCCGATCGTGTTGATTTCGGTGAGCAACGATTCGATCTCGGTTTGGATATCCTGAAGGTCTTGCGTCGAGTTGATGTCGCTATTTGCTTCGACGATCAGGTTGTTGATGCGGACCAGAATGTTCTGGACCGAGCCGAGAGCGCCGTTGGCAACATTGAGCGCGTTGATGCCGTTCTGCACGTTGTTCACGGCTTGCTGGAGACCGTTCACTTTGCTCGTGAGATTGGTAGCGATCGCGTTGCCGCTGGGGTCGTCGGCTGCGCTGTTGATGCGCAGCCCCGACGAGAGCTGCTGGACCGTCTTTTCGAACGCTAGCTGATTTCGATCGAGGTTCAGCAGTACGTCATCCGCTCCGATTTGTAGGTTCATGTGCGCGCTCCCATCCTATGGAGCGAGCGGCGAAGCGCAAATCGGCAACGGCCGCGCGGACATGCGAAACCGATCGAGCGGATGTGCTGGATACGCTCGACGCGATGTGCGATGCCGGCGGCCGTGACGGAAGCGGATTGAGAATAGGTGCTGGAAACGCAAACACAAAGCGCACGATAGACTCTGTCTTTCGCGCACGTCAACCGTCCGTGTTTTGTTCGAGTCGGCGGAGCGTTCCGAAGAACGAAACCGCGACCCCCCAGCACATCCATGAACGAGGTCGTTTCCTCCCTGAAACTTCCCTGTAGTATTCCTATCGGCAGGGCAGGGCGAAAAGTTTGGGCCAAAGGCGGCGGCTGAGATTAAGGCTGAGCGTCCGGTGGTCCGAAACTCAAGGAGAACCATGGGTCGCCTTCTTCAAATTGTCGGTTGCGTGCTTATGCTCGCCGCCATGGGCGTTGCTTTGGGCCGAAGCAGCCAGGCGGATGCCGACATTTTGGCACCCTTGGGACGGGCGATCGTGCTGGCCGAGGCACAGCTCGCCCAGGCGACCCCCTCTCCCCACGCCTACGAGCCGTCGCCGACCCCCTCGGCGAGCGGGCTCATCCTACCGAACGCAACGCCGACCCCGGGCAAAGAGGAAACGATTCGCGGCGGTCCGGTCCGCTTTTCATTAAATGGAAGCCTCTCGCTGGGCGAGCGTTCGGCGACCCAGACGCTCAATGGCACGGGCGGCCTGTCACCGACGCCGACGCCGACCGCATCGGGTTCGCCTTCACCCTTCATCGGGCCGGGCGGCGCGACGATATCGACGCAGAACCAAGCCATCACCGGCGTCGGGCTCTTTGCCGAGCTCGACCGTCGGACCGCGCTCACCTCCACCGACGTCAAGGTCCCCTTTGCGTTCAGTAGCGGCGGCCAGGGCTTGATCGGTGCTACAACGGTGCTCTACTCGACGCCGAAATACGGGCTCGGTTACGGTCCCACACCGCTCACCCTTCTGGGGCAGCTCCCGGTAGGGAGCACGATCCGCAGCTATTACGGGATTCTTCCCACCCATAACGGCGAGACGACCTTTTACGAAGGACCGACGATCGGCGCGCAGGGCGAGGAGATTCCGATCGAGGGTATGCAGTGGCGCGAGTCCGCGGGCAACAGTATCTATGAGGGAGGACTGGTGTACGGCGACGGCCCGTTCACCGGCAAGAGCGAAACGGCTATCTTCGGTGACGCGGTCTCGCTCGGACCTCTCACCGCAATCGGCGAAGGTGCCTACCAAACGCGTAGCGGCGGCGATCAGGACGCATCCGGTTTGAGTTATCAGTTCCGCGCCGACGACGGCAACACCAATACCTACCTGACCGGCATCCTGCGGCACATCAGCGACGGCTTCGTCTCCTTCGGGGACGGCGAGATTTACGGCGACGATTATTTTTCGCTCGCCTATCATCGCGCGACCGCGTTGCAGAATTTCACGTTCAACGCGAGCACGGAACAGGCGGGCGCACTCGACGGGCCGCCGCTGCTCGATCGCATCGGCGCGCTCGCCTATAACGGGCCGCTCCGCTTCGGCGGCTACTCGATTTCCCTGCAGTCGCAGCGAACGGGTGAGTCCGGTTCGACGTCGTCGCTCGAGCAAGGCTCGACGCAGATCTCGGCGACCATCGGTAAAGGCGTGCTCCTGGTCGGCGATCTGCTCTCGCGCACCACCACGCAGATCGACGGAGACGAAAGTCAGGCGGGCTACAACGCAGAGCTGCAACTCCCGTTTCGCAGCGTGGTCGCCGGGCTCAGCTTCAATAACACCCGATTGACCTCGCAAGAGTCCGGAACGTCGCTCACCACCAGCGAAGGCCTGAATCTCAGCCGCTCGTTCGGCAAGGCCGCGATCACCCTCTCGGATATCTTTGCCCACGCACAGAGCGACATCTCCGATGCGTTGACGACAAACCTCTCGGTTGCCGTTTCGCGCGCCATATCGCCGGTGATTTCCGTACAGGCTCTCTTCGGCGTGCAGAGCTTGAACGACCGAATCAACCCGGTCGATAACGGGCGCTCGAAAAACTTCGCCATCCAGATCAACGCGCCGTTCAGTTACGGCAACGGCGTCGTCACCGGTCGCGCCGATCCGCGACTGCCGGCGACGATCGTCGGACGCGTCTTGACCGACACGTCCGCCAACCCGACATTCGCGGGCATCGCAAGCGGCGGCGTCGCCAACGTGGAGGTGATTCTCGACGATAAATCCGTCCAGCGCACCGACGTAAGCGGAAACTTCCAGTTCTCCTTCGTGACGCCGGGTCAACATCAGTTGAGCATCGAGAACTCCTCACTGCCGCGCGGCGTCACCGTGAACATCCCCGTCAACACGATTCAAGTGGCAGGCGGCCAAACCGCGCAAGTGACGTTCTTGGTCGGAACGTACGGCGGAATCACCGGCCACGTCTACGGACGCAACGATGCGGGCACCATCGTCCCATTACCCAATGTATTGGTTCGCGTGGACGGCGCCACGTACTCGCAAACCGATAAGACGGGCGCCTACGGGTTCGGGCGGTTGCGGCCCGGGAAGCATACGGTCAGCGTGGTCGAGAATTCGGTGCCGGCGTTCGCGACCTTCGATTCGGCCAACGACAAACAGACGGTCGACGTGCAGAACGGGCAATACGCGACCGTCGACTTTACCGCATTACCGCTCGGCTCGATCTCGGGTTCGATCCTCTTCGGCAGCGACATGGGGTACGGTCCCTCCGTCGGCGTTCCAAACGCGTATGTGGTGGCCGAACCCGGCGAACATGCGGCGATCGACAACGACGACGGAAGCTTCGTCATCGACGACCTCCCGCCCGGTGATTACACGGTATCGGTCGATCCCGAAACCGTACCCGAGGGGCTGGGCATCGAGCCGGACAGCATTGCAATTACTTTACAATCGCAGGAGCATTACCAAGGCGCGGCGTTCGTCGTCGGTCACACGGAGAAGAAGGTGACGTTCTCCTTCGTCGGCGGCGGCGTGAGCGCGGCCAGCGCGCCCAGGACGCGCCTGAGCGAGTCGCGTCTTCCGCCGCGCGGGTACACCACCGTGACCGTAGACGCGCCGAAGAGCGCCGGCCTCGTGAGCCTCGAGCTCTTCGGCGAGCACGTCGCGTTTACGTACGACGACAAGGCGGCGGTGTGGAGCGGCGCGATCACCGTGCCGACCAGCGTCAAAGGCGGCTCGTATGCCGTTTCGACAAAAGTAGAAAACGGGACGCAGCCGCAGCCGGCTACGCTGACCGTCGACCCGAAGATGCCGCTCGCGATACTGCAAACCGAGCCGTCCAATCCGCAGATCGGAGCGTACGTGCGCGTACGAGCACGATTCTTAGTGGATGCGCGGCCGGGCGACCACATCGTATGGGCCGATGGGCAAATCACGACACTGGGCAAACCGATCGCCGGTCGCGTCTTTACATTTAGTATACGTTTTTCTTTACGCCCGCTGCACGGAGTCCTACGTGCGCAGGGAGCAAGCTTGCCGATAAGTCTTATGTAACTGGCTCACCTCTCTGCCACGGACGGCAAAACTCTCGCGCATGGTGAAAGGAAAATGATTACTAAACGCATTGCTGCGCTCGCTGCCCTGAGCGCAATCATCTCGATGGCGGCGCCGGCAATGGCCGCGGCCCCGACCATCACGGTCAAGTGGAACACCCAGACGATCTCGACGTTCGTCGTTACGACTCAGGCGAGCGCCGCGGAAACGCACTCCGGCACCGCCGAAAACATCTACTGGGGCGGCAACGGCAGCACGTCCAGCGGCTGCGCCGGCACCACCGATACGGCGTCGGCCGGAACCGATAACTCGGCGAACGGGACCGTCAACTTCGGCAGCGTCACGCCCGACGCGGCCGACTACACCGACTGTCTCGAGGTCAACGCGGTGAACGCGTACGTCGCCACCAACGACTCGAACGGCTACAACGTCACGGTTCAAGCCACGAGCGCGGTGCCCAGCAACTACGCTGCGGCCGCAAACGGCGCGTACCTCTGCCTCCTGCCGAACGGCACGTGGGCGAACAACCTCGCCTACACGGCATCGACCCGTAACGCTGCGGTTGCCATCACGAGCACGACCGCTTGCCCGGCCGGCGACTTCGGTGTCGCAAGCTCGGCCGCGACGACGCTGCTCGCCGAGACGGCTTCGACCGCCGCGACGAACATTCCGCAGGACATGGAGCTGGTGCTCGGTCCGAACGCCTCGTCCACGGGCCAGGTCGCGATGGTCGTGACCTATACCCTGACCACCCTCTAAAGAAGAAGGAACCATGACCGCTTCGTCGCGGGACTCCAGGGAGTTCCGCGACGAAGGGGCCAGGATGATGCAGCAGCTGATACGACGCTCCGCCCTACTGGCATGCCTGATCGCGCTCTTCGGAGCCTTGACGGCAACGGCGGACTCCCTGGATCTCGGTATGACGGTAACACCGGGTAAGTTCGAAGCCTCGATACCGCTCGGTACGACCTACAACATACCGGTCACGGTGGCGAACACGGCGGCAACCCCGCTCCACGTGCTGGCCTCGATGACCGACTTCGGAGTCGCGGAGAACGGCGATTACCAATTCGAAAAGGTTGGTACCCGTCCGTACTCGCTGCTCAGGTGGGCGGCGATCCGTCCGCGCGAATTCGATCTCCCGCCGGGAACCTCGCAACAGGTGCAGCTCACGATTTCGATTCCCTCGGATGCGCAGCTCAACGGCGAGTACGCCGGCATCATCTTCTTCCAAACCCGGCCCGAGCGTCGGGCCGGAACGGGATACGCGTTCTCCGAGCGCGTCGCATCGAAATTCTACATCACCATTCCGAATACGGTGAAGGTGGACGGTGCGATCGTCAAGATGACGAGTGTGAAGGGAGGCGGTGACGAGATTTACCGCGTGCTCTTCAAGAACATTGGAAATGCCCATGAATATCTGCGCGGTCAGTTGACGGTGCAGAAGGGCGGAGCGGTCGTGTACCAAGTGCCGATGCCCGACAATATGTTGGTCGAGCGCGGCGGTGAACGATTGATCGAACTGAAGGGCAAGGGTCTGGAACCCGGCACCTATCAGGCGATCGCCACGATCGATTACGGTGGTAAAACGGAGACCGGCGGCGAGATCAACTTTGACGTTCGCTAGTCGGTAACTAAACTGACACAGGGAGCGTGTAGGAACTACACTGGCGATGAAACGGTATCTTTTGGGAGCACTCGGCCTAGCCTTCGCGATACTCGCGGCGCTGGCGGCCTTCTCCCCGGCCATCGCCCAGAGTAGCGCGACCGGCTCGGTCAGCACGAAGTGGCATACGACGGCTCTGATCGACTTCACGCTGACGCCGAACTACTACACGGGTTACGGCGCAGTGCCGGCCGAGTTCGGCACGCAGCCGGCTCCGACACACGGCCCCTACGCCACCGGCGTCGGCGCCGGCAGCGTCGATTTCGGCACCACGCTGGCCGGCAAGACGTACTTGTACAAGTACGCGGCGCACCTACACGTCACCAGCAACGATGCGGCGGGATTCTTCATCTACGGCGAAGCGGCGATCAACATCACCAACAGCACGGACGGAACTACCTACCCGGTCTCGCAAGCGTTGTTTTATCTTCCCAGCGGCGCAACGTCGGATTCCAACACGGGCTTCAGTCCCGGGTTCCCTTTTCAGTTGACCAGCGGCGCGGTTAGCGGCGGCACGTATAGCACCCCCCCGACGATCGCGTACACGACGTATCCGCCGCCGATCGCAAGCTCGAACACGGACGACGGCGATTACTACTACGACTACGAGTTCAAAGTGCCGAGCGACGCTACCGCCGGCAACGTATACTACGTGTGGATCGTCTACACGGTGATCGGACAATGAAATACTTCAAACTGTCGCTCGCTGCCGTTGGGCTCTTGATCCTTAGCCTCGTCCTGCTGCAGCCGGTGAAAGCCGGCCTCTCGTCGCAGCAGGCACAGATCGGCGTCACCATCGTCGTGATCGTTTCACCGACGCCTCTCGCCTACAACGAACGATCCACCACGACGGTCGCGCAGGCTCCGGTAATCACGTCATCGATGTCACTGGATCGCGCGACCCCCGCCCTCAAACACGTATTCGACGCACAGAGCCTCCAGTTCGAACAAACCTCGTCGCTCGTCGTGGCGCAGGTGCAGCATCCGCTGCTCGTTCAGGCCGCGGTATCGCCCAATCCGAACGCGACGCTGCTGACGTCGAACAATACCGAAGTCGTGATCAACGCGAGCCCGGGGACGACCCTGCAAGTGCCTTGTGCGTTTACCGTCACGGTGTCGACGACCACGAGCTGGTCGCTCGACGAGGGGCTTACGAACGACTTCTCGTCGAGCTTTCCGGGCAAGGACTTGGCCAACAACACGTACGCGAGCACGCCGCTGCCGACGTCGACGCCCTACCTCGTCTATGCCGACGACGGCAGTGCATGGTCGCTCTTGGCAAGCGGCTCGAAAATCACGACCTACTGCGTAACACTCACCGTGACGGTGCCGGCGTCCGTCACCGCCGGGACGTATAGTTCGAATGCGATCTATACGCTGTTCATGAGCTGATGCGAATTGCTCCTTCCGCGTGGGTGTTTGCGATCGTCTCGTTCGTCGCCGTAGCAACGGCGGCATTTGCCGATCCGCGGCTTGGGGTCGCTCCCGTCGCGCCGGTTCATCCGGTTCCCGTCGCAAGCGCGGTGCTTGCGCCGGCGCGAGCGATGGCGACCATGCCGCCGAACGGTGCGTACGTCGGTGCTGTGCCGCCCGGAACGGTCGTACCCCTTTCGCGTCTGCCGCGGTTGCCGATGCGCACGTCGATGAACACGGTGACACCGAAGGGGCTCAAAGCCGGGCATTTCCATATCATGGCGGCCAGCGGTGCGACGATCGACATCACCGGCACGTCCTGCGGCGGCGCGCTCGGCGATATCTTCCCGGTGGATTGCACGATAACGTGGCAGGCGATCAACCTGCCCGCCACCGACAGCAAACAAGATTACTACATCGCGGCGGAAAACGGCAACGAGCTGACCAGCAGCGCAACCGCGGTTGGCACAACGGGGAGAAGGCCGGAGGATCCGTACACCG from Candidatus Baltobacteraceae bacterium includes these protein-coding regions:
- a CDS encoding CBS domain-containing protein, with the protein product MAFTEGFISELVGRKATVNDIPIGRVSDFLVNKPDDVFPRIDGLVIKTSQGLRYAPIETVAQIDPAGRTIELLTTPKEPAPPEESALLLIADLFDKQIVDVDGRKVVRINDLEIARAGEGLRVVAADVGVAGLFRRLGLKSFGRRFTPAIYRSIPRSMIAWDSVAPIRDVNPTQVNLSVTESKLARMHPSELAEIIGDLSSHEAAAVVSQLDDETAADAFEHLDAETARSLIEDIGTERAADIIEEMDSDDAADLLAELDEDQQHELLSEMNEYTASELRELVKYAEDSAGGLMTTDYTWIYPHRTAEATIRKIREIAPTSEFIYYLYVVDKEDTLLGALSLRTLLLADPLASIDTIMDTDLVVIHPDMPSEEVAATIARYDLLAVPVVDPKNKMLGIVTVDDAIDAIMPEDVARKLPKFTAHRRSRQPDASVAG
- a CDS encoding flagellin, whose product is MNLQIGADDVLLNLDRNQLAFEKTVQQLSSGLRINSAADDPSGNAIATNLTSKVNGLQQAVNNVQNGINALNVANGALGSVQNILVRINNLIVEANSDINSTQDLQDIQTEIESLLTEINTIGEKTNFNGLNLLDGAFDTSTGSLPTFTEVASPYGSGSTQVENETGAGGSGPLIAIAPGLSPIPLAVGTFVPALMVYTVTGYSAGQATLEIDAYSTASDFGPAPLYSQSIQIPTGSGQTPNEELTTADGTGLLMENFQIANLSPNDVGVTMAFLSTDGAPAGTGTALSLNDGGDEGDTLSISLPTINTGALGLADVSVLAPTVEDANFNVSTSSSNNFSASYSQLLVQNALTTITTNEAQIGAQIVAMNDDDTDDNTAIVNYQQSVSQLADLNVGQATTQYTQEQILTSVGTEVLSQIESNAKIMTALLIQALIA